In Lycium ferocissimum isolate CSIRO_LF1 chromosome 7, AGI_CSIRO_Lferr_CH_V1, whole genome shotgun sequence, the sequence GCATAATGTTCTTCTCTCGGCTCCACAGAGTAAACTGAACTCAAACAATCGAAATATCTCAGACCAACATCCACAAGACCCGAGTGGCTGCAACCCGATAACAACCCAGTAAATGTGATTCCATCAGGCTGTATACCagctcgtaacatatcctcaaacGTCGAAACAGCTTCCTGCCCACAACCATGAGATGAGTAAGCAGTAATCATTGTATTCCAAGCAACCAACTTCTTCTCCTTGGGGTTTATCTGATTGAAACACAAACGAGCATCAACCAAGCTGCCACATTTAGCATACATGGCTATAAGAGCTGTCTGCACCGAAGGATTCTTCTCCAATCCCGTCTCTCTAGCAAACTTATGTATCTTCCTCCCACGCTCCAATGCAGCCGAGTGTGCACAGGCAGGTAACACACTCATAATCGTCACCCAATTAGGTCTCACCTCCGAGTCACGATCCAACATCTTATCAAACAATCGCAACGACTTATCAGCCAAACCATTCTGAGCATACCCCGAAATCATAGCCGTCCACGACACAATATTCCTAGTTGGCATTTCCTCAAACAATTCCTCAGCATATTTAAACAACCCATCTTTCATATACCCCGCAATCAACGCATTCCAAGTCGATACATCTCTCAcaggcatttcatcaaacagTTTATGTGCTTCAACCAAATCACCACACTTCACATACATATCAATCAGAGAAGTTCCAACATAAATATCAGACACCAACCCACATCTCAAAATCAAACAATGAACACATTTCCCAAACCAAACATCACATAAATCAGCACATGACTTGAAAACAAAGGGATAGGTAAAATTATCGCCACGTAAGCCTAAAGAATGCATTTGGAAGTAAAGCTGTATTGTTCTTTCAGTAATTCCATAAAGGGTAAGTGCTCTAATCATTGCATTGTAAAGAATCGACGTGGGTTCAGTGGCATTGTCGAAAATATGTGAAGCTGATTTGAGTTCACCTGAGCTAGCATACATGGCAACCATTTTAGCTGCGATTAATCCATTGGGAAGAATACCTCGAATGGCCATGTGAGCGTGTACTTGTTGGCCAAGTTTGAGGAGATTTTTGCCTATCAAGAACTGGAAAATGGGTGCGTAAGTAGATGGTGGAAATGAGTTTTGGTACAATGGTTGTAAGAGGAGTCTCAACATTGTTTTTCTGGAAGTTGGTTTCTGTTGTCATGGGATAAACGGAATGTTTGAACTTTGGAGGTGATTCAATTTAATATGGAAGTGTTCATCTCCATTTGATTTCCCTACTTTCCTTTACATTTTTCTGATCAAATTTTACTTATAATGTTAGTACAAGTTTTTGCActtgtatgttatgaatgtaTAGCAAGAGGTGTTAACTTGATTCAAATTAGAAACTCCATGTTCTAAGGtgctaaaaataaaagaatttatattttcttaGGAAGAGATTTATTTGTTACATTGTTTGTTGTTAGTTAATATAAGTTCCCAGGATTAATACCTGTACTTTGATCTATGTTTTCTAATTCTATGACTTAATTCTTTTGTAAGAGTTTAGagacatattttaattaaacctATATATTTCGATGCCCTTTagaatttatttcatttttgagTATTTTGTTAGAGCTATTTATTTTCCGTAGCAGTtgatgtttctttctttttgatgTCTTTGGAGAGATTTTCCAGTTTattttgaggattgaaaaatgaatcatctttttcctttcccatataacaaaaaaaaaaaaaaaaaaaaaaaaacttagataATATCATAGATGGTGTTTCACTCAGAAAGTAACTCAACTTTATTTTCTAACAAGAAAGACAGTTAACTATGAGTGTTTCACTtaaaaaatcactcaactttgttttctaaccagaaagtcactcaacctatttaagtgatttttatttaaaactaaaatcgtAAGAAATAAACAAGGACCCATTTTATTGACCCACCCGACCcactaaaaatataaaaggtctTTGCCCAAGGGCGAGACCGGAGAACATTCCCACCTCCAACTAGGCCTGTGCACAAATCGGTTCAACCCGAATTTCCGTACCGATTAAAAACAATTCGGATAATTCAATTTGGATAATACAATTCGATCTCGATTTACAAAtgcaattttaaaatattatggtTTAACGGTTCGAATACGGTTGGCTTTAATTATCAACCAAACCGACCTGAACAAACCGAATTTATATGCCACTAATGACTAATATGACTAATACTCTAATAGtctaactatatatacgcataatacttaatagtgaagtaatatttatttaacttcacactacacaaaaaaaaatggtaatttGCCGAGGTTGAAAGTTACAATTTGCGGGGATTTTAGCCTCCTCAAACAATTAGCGGAGGCTAAAACCCCCCGCGAAGTGCAACTTTCAACCTTCACAAATTACCCTTTTTTTGTAGTGCTCAGAAGTGGTGCAAATGAATGTCTGCATGCACACCTTGCACTAGATATTAATGGCCTGCTTGTTGGCCTAAGTTGACTTCCCTTTTGGTCTTTCATCTTTTAAGCGTTCTTCTCACGAGCCATTTTTGCCTCCACCCATGGCTTTGTTTGCTCTTTAATTTGATCTTAGCCTgcaatttttttgggttttttaggATGCAAACTGAGTTATTATGCTTGTCTGCTTGCAAGTTGCAAGATGCTggattattaatttggtatatgTAATGTGGTGTTGGCGGATTTGTATGCTTGCACAAGTTATCAAGCTcttgttttgctatttatatgctattatgcttgcaagtttatgattttttctTGGTTAATGTCTTGGTTATAAGGCTGCAAATTTAGCATctcattattttttgttatgtttactctaaaactgaaatgaaaatagttGCTTGTTTAATTTTCGAACAAACCAAACAAATTGATTTGCGTAACCGAACCGAGATAATAAAAAACGAATCGAATTGAACCTAGAATGGATCGAGTTTGGTTGAGAATttagaaattcaaaatttcaactcGATGATGGtcaaaatcgaaccgaaccgattCGTGCACAGGTCTACCTCCAACCCCTTTCAGGTGTATTTTATTCCACAACTCTCATATTCCCCATTTTGGGATTCTGTCGCTTTGCTGAATAGCCCTACTTCAATTTTTAGTCAATTTTAGTTCTAACCATTTGTATCGAAAATTGTACACTAGAATCAACTTACTGTTCTTTCATATGTTCAAAAGGTTGGATTTTGCGTTTAAATTAGTCAGCAAAGTTTTttaagtagtattattattatttggctATAACGTTAACCCCACCTCCCAAACCTCCCGGGATCAATAGTCCTAGAATCATTGTTCAAACtggcatgattttatttttgaactGCCCTCAGTTAATTAATACAAGTGTGTGTTCTCCTTGGTCAATATATTTTTAGTGGGTTGGGTTAAGTGGGCGGGTCAATAAAACGTTTGAAATGAGTATTTGTTTATTTCTTGCAATTTTGgctttatataaaaattagcaaaatgtaattaaaaaattacttaaataGGTTGTATGATTTTGTAGGTGAAATACCACTAGTTGAGTGCCTTTCtagttagaaaaaataaaattgagtgaCTTTCTGAGTGAAACATccatagttgagtgactttttgaTGACAtaggaacccgcagccgctacccttcgggtgcgcacaagGTAAACCCAGCTCCTTTGCAATAGCTTGCCATtcatagttgagtgactttttgagTGAAACACTCATAATTAAATGACCATCTaagatatcatatatatatatatatataaaaaaaaaaataaaaaaaaaaaaaccattcaaacacagCACAAAAATAGTAATGAAGAGAACCAAAACGTAAGACTAAGTTTAAATTCTTTTAGTTAAAGCCTATTCTCTTCAAATTATGTAAAGGAAGTAATTACTCCTAATATTACAGCAAGTCAACAACAacctagtgaaatcccacaacgtgagtCTGGagaggatagagtgtacgcaggccttactcctaccaagatAGAAatggctgtttccgaaagactctCGGCTCAATAGAAAATTACTCCTAATATTCTTAGATAGAAAATTTCCATCTAGCTAAAACACATAATAGAagtgattatttgcttaaagCTTCCACATACAAAAGTAAAGATACTTTTGGTAACAGACTTGGACCAAGACAAAAATTGCAAGGCCCAAAACCAAAATTGGACTAGATTTGGTGGGTTGCGCTAGGCCTGTGCAATAGTGCAACACATGGGCGACGCTCAAAAGGCCAGCTAGCAAGCTACCTTGATGGACTCTTCCCCTTAAAAAAATGAGCTAATAtcgcgaattgcccttcttttggggtggtctttaaattttgcccctcatatttgaaatctttaaattttgcccttcggctaaaacccataggttccaagTTCGAATCCCCACtcagtcaaaatttttaaaaattcgtaaggtagagtttaaatttcgctatgcccccaccggcatacacttgtgaagaaattaccaaagttatgccgaacccggcatacttatgccttatgggcagacttggcataagtatgccgggtccggcataactttggtaaattcacaagtttatgccgggtccggcatacttatgggcaaacttttaatgggcaaacttttagttaagccttaactaaaagtcttttcctagttatgccttacagggcagacttttagttaaagcataactaaaagtatgccccataaggcataacttttccttaagacatagactttgtcttataagataaatttttaattatgccttaaggaaaagttccacCTTATGGTgcatacttttagttgtgctttaactaaaagtctgccccataaggcataactaggaaaagactttttagttaaggcttatcTAAAAATTTGTCCATTAAAAGTTTTcccataagtatgcccccacgggcataaacttgttaaggaattatcaaagttatgccggacccggcatacttatgccaagtctacccataaggcatgagtatgctgggtccggcataactttgataattctttAACAAGTGTATGACGGGTCCGTAGATACACGtgacccaaaccttgccttgcaatttttatttttttttaatttatgcttgagcgggggtttgaactcagaacctcatgatttctttaCAACGCATTTAACGCACGAgggttgcaatgcgaagggcaaaaattaaagaccaaagaatatgAGATAATTTAAAGACTACAAATataaagggcaaaatttaaagaccaccccaaaagaagggcaatccgcgcaaaaaaatgaatatcaAGTGGGCAGATGGCCCACATATTAAATATTAAACTGATAAGAATAGATACTACATTTGATCTTAGCCAAAAGGCCCAGAAAGGTATACTTTTGTCTGCTTCATCCGGTGCAATTTATACATTACTCGAATCTCCCGCTTGTGTTAAAACGCCGAAGTGGGAACAAAGACCAGTGCACAACAATATAAAGAATTTTCATATGTACGACGAAGAAAAATCCTACCAAGAAGAGTAGTTTTCAATTACATACTCaaactttaattattttcttaattacacACTTTAAGTTTAGGTAAATAATATTTACCTAAACTATTTaaaatatccctctactttgTTTTAATAGCTAAAAATATCTCCCGTTACAATTTTGGATCATTTATGCCCCTGCCGTTATGAAAgttaacaaatatacctttcaTTTAACGAAAATCTCCAAATTAGTTCAAATAGCCCGATTTCACAAAATATAACTTGATCTGGTTTTTGCGTCGGCGGAGCTATTACCGGAAAAAATTGCTATAAGATCTTCAAAATACCATTTCTAGccactttcattttttttttttcatataaaaagtaaattttgaAAAGGAAATAGACACAATTCTTCAGGATCTGAGTACGTCTGAAAGCAGCTTCTCCATTAGGAAACTGTGGAGATACATACCCTGTGCTTAATTGAAGTCTCTGCAAATTTTACTTTACTCTTTTGTTTgttgtttccttttcttttccccttttttttttggttttatttagtgattgttggatgttggatgatttttctactatatagaaaagTGGGTTTGGGACAGGATCGTCGTCCGTCAGGGtgtttctgtaaataaagtcaAAAGTGAGGGCAACTTGCTAACCCTCCTATGTTTCCACGTGTTGCTTCTTGACGAATCCACCTAGCTTCTTCAATGTAAGTTCGTCGACACAGCTTCTGAAATCATGGGACCCGCTGATTTATTTAACGTGCTGCTTTATGTCTTATGACCTGCTTACATATTTGGGGTCCACTTTGTCAATTGGTTTATTTGCTGTTGCATATTATTCAATTTTGGATATAAAGTAACTTTTATACTTCTTTGTAGGAAAATCTGTGAAATCAAGAATATCTTTGTTGTGTGGAAAGTCACCACAGATGCAACTTAGAATTTATTGTTACATTTTGTTTAACTTTTgaatatgtaatttttaaaatatttaaaatattaatatctGGTTCAATAATGAAAATTAAATGCAGCTACTTTTTATTTTCAGTGGGTTTGGGGCAGGATCGTCGTCCGTCAGGGtgtttctgtaaataaagtcaAAAGTGAGGGCAACTTGCTAACCCTCCTATGTTTCCACGTGTTGCTTCTTGACGAATCCACCTAGCTTCTTCAATGTAAGTTCGTCGACACAGCTTCTGAAATCGTGGGACCCGCTGATTTATTTAATGTGCTGCTTTATGTCTTATGACCTGCTTACGTATTTGGGGTCCACTTTGTCAATTGGTT encodes:
- the LOC132064591 gene encoding pentatricopeptide repeat-containing protein At1g20230-like, which encodes MLRLLLQPLYQNSFPPSTYAPIFQFLIGKNLLKLGQQVHAHMAIRGILPNGLIAAKMVAMYASSGELKSASHIFDNATEPTSILYNAMIRALTLYGITERTIQLYFQMHSLGLRGDNFTYPFVFKSCADLCDVWFGKCVHCLILRCGLVSDIYVGTSLIDMYVKCGDLVEAHKLFDEMPVRDVSTWNALIAGYMKDGLFKYAEELFEEMPTRNIVSWTAMISGYAQNGLADKSLRLFDKMLDRDSEVRPNWVTIMSVLPACAHSAALERGRKIHKFARETGLEKNPSVQTALIAMYAKCGSLVDARLCFNQINPKEKKLVAWNTMITAYSSHGCGQEAVSTFEDMLRAGIQPDGITFTGLLSGCSHSGLVDVGLRYFDCLSSVYSVEPREEHYACVVDLLGRAGRLVEAYNLISQMPMAAGASIWGSLLAAGRSQRNLEIAELAAKKLFVLEPDNSGNYVVLSNMYAEAGMWEEVNDLRVQLKSQRIMKNPGCSWIEFEGKAHLFLGGDTTHPQAEQIYMFLEALPTKIKAAGYMPDTTFALHDVSEEEKEQNLSSHSERLAIAFGILNTSQGTVLRVTKNLRICGDCHTVIKLISKIYEREIIVRDVNRFHHFKDGSCSCRDYW